The following DNA comes from Paracoccaceae bacterium Fryx2.
GGATCAGGGTTTCATTGTGCGCAAGATCCACAAAGCCCGCCTTGTTGCCAAATGCAGGTGGTACCTCAAGTATTGCCTTTAAATCCGCCCAAGCCATCACACCGGCCATGCCAGTGCCGGATCCTGCGGGCACGCGTTCAAAAACGGAAATGCCGGCGTAATCTGGTTTGATGTCGACCGCGTAATGCAGTGGCCCACCGCAATTGGTGATGGCAAATAATCCTATTTCGATCACGGTGCATTCCTTTTCAGCTGCTCGACCTCTACCGCGAGGTCCTTGATGGCCTCGACCAGCAGGCCGATGAGATTTCCATACGCTAGGCGCAGCACGCCCTCGGCCTCGACCACGGCTTCCGGGGCAACCCGCTGCACATCCTGCGCGATCAACCCCATCTGGCGTCTGTCCGAGCCCCGCATTTGGAAGGTCACGCCGGTGAGCCTGTGCAATTTGCCAAGTGCATCCGGGATCGGGGTTATTTCAGATTTGAGCCGCAGATCGGAGGTGGTGACAAAATCGGGTGCAATCACGGCGCCTGTGAAGCTTGCGCCCGTCAGTTGCGCAAAAGCGCTGGCTTGGATCCCGTCCAGAAGATCAGCGTTTAGGCCCGATCCGGGTCCATCTTGGGCCAGCACCTTGGCAAAGAGCTCGGCGTCGCTCAGCGCTGCGGTTGTCACATCGACGATGCTCTCCACCCCGCTTGTGCTTTTCTTGAGATAGAGCTTTCCATCGGTCACGTTGACCGCCAACTCACCTGCAACCAGCTGCGCTGTCGTTGGCACGCGCCCTGCCACGGTGGTGCGCTTGACCAAAAGAGTGTTGGCCATGATCAGAACGTGCCCCCGTCGAGCGCGATGCCGTTGATCGTACCGCCGGTGATGGCGATAGCGTTTGCGGCTTGCGTGGCCATACTCCCAAGCCCGAGGTTTGCGCGGGACGTCGTCTTGTTGGGCAGGTCTGCGAGGTTTGATGCCGCAGCGAGCTTGCCTGCCAAAGCATTGGTCACGGTGGCCGCAAAATTCGGATCATCGCCCAAAGACGCTGCCAACTCGTTCAGCGTGTCCAAAGCACCCGGGGCCGCATCAATCAGCGCCCCAATGGCAGCGGCGACAAACCCTGTCGTCGCCAGCTGCGCGGTGTTGGTACCAGAGGCAGCGGTTGGCGCGGTGGGTGTGCCGGTCAGGCCCGGCGAGGTAAGCGGGGCTTTGGTATCAAGCGCTGCCTGAAGCCCGGTCACCTGCGAGACCGGGTGGCTGTGGGCGGCGGGCGTAAAATTGGTGGGTTTGCCGGTAACGCCCGCCCAAGGTACGGCGTCGGCCAGTTCGGCCGCATCGACCTTGCCATTGCTGTTGGTGTCATAGGTTGTGGCCAGCATATCGCCGGGACCAAAGGCGACGATGGCCTGCTGCACAAAGGCAGTGGTTGCGAGCTGGGGTGTGCTGGTTCCTGTTGTGGCGGTGGGTGCGATGGGCACGCCCGTCAGGGCAGGTGATGCCAAGGGCGCTTTGGCGTCCAGCGCTCCTTGTAGCCCGTCCACATTGGCAATGATGTGGTTGTGGCTGTCATCGATCACGGCCGCCGTCAGGGTCACATTGGCCGCGCCATCAAAGCTGATCGCGCCCGAGAGATCGCCAGCCAGTGCAATTGTCCGCGCCGTCGCGAGTTTGCTTGCCGAGACGGCATTGGCCGATGCGCCGAGTTTGCCGTCTAGCGCACCCTGCAAGCCCGTCACATCGCCGATGATATGGCCGTGCACAGCATCGGCCTTGGCGGCAAGCCCCGCATCAAATTGCGATTTGCGCACGAGATCCGTCGCGGCACTGGCGTCTTGGGCAGATTTTGGAACGAGGGTGAAGGTTTTGGAGCCTGCCACCGTCTGCGCACCGGTCAAGGCAACAAAGGACCCCGCACCCGCAAGGGCCGCGATGGTGGTTGCATTGCCGGTGCCATCGTCCCCCTTGCCAACATAAAGCGTATCATCAACCTCGTTATGGGCAAGCTCGCCCGATTTAAGCGCTGCAGGCGCGCCTGCCACGCCGGAGCCGCGGCGCTTGAGCTGGATTGTGTTGGCCATCAGAAAAATCCTCCGTTGATGGGCGCGTCGGTGGGCAGAATGGTCACGCCAGGGTCACCCTGATTGCCTTGCGCGCCTTGAGGTCCGCGCAAACCGTCTGGCCCGGGCAGACCCAGCAGGTGGACAGACACCGGCGCTGTGGCCAAGCGCAGGGTGATCGGCGACAGCGCCGAGACGCGAATACGAATGGGTCCGGTCTGGAGCCGTAAATCGAGCGCGGCTGTCATGACATCAAAGTCCCCGTGTCACCGATTGCTGAACCGGGATTTCCAGCGAGAAGCCAAGCGGGC
Coding sequences within:
- a CDS encoding head decoration protein codes for the protein MANTIQLKRRGSGVAGAPAALKSGELAHNEVDDTLYVGKGDDGTGNATTIAALAGAGSFVALTGAQTVAGSKTFTLVPKSAQDASAATDLVRKSQFDAGLAAKADAVHGHIIGDVTGLQGALDGKLGASANAVSASKLATARTIALAGDLSGAISFDGAANVTLTAAVIDDSHNHIIANVDGLQGALDAKAPLASPALTGVPIAPTATTGTSTPQLATTAFVQQAIVAFGPGDMLATTYDTNSNGKVDAAELADAVPWAGVTGKPTNFTPAAHSHPVSQVTGLQAALDTKAPLTSPGLTGTPTAPTAASGTNTAQLATTGFVAAAIGALIDAAPGALDTLNELAASLGDDPNFAATVTNALAGKLAAASNLADLPNKTTSRANLGLGSMATQAANAIAITGGTINGIALDGGTF
- a CDS encoding tail fiber domain-containing protein codes for the protein MANTLLVKRTTVAGRVPTTAQLVAGELAVNVTDGKLYLKKSTSGVESIVDVTTAALSDAELFAKVLAQDGPGSGLNADLLDGIQASAFAQLTGASFTGAVIAPDFVTTSDLRLKSEITPIPDALGKLHRLTGVTFQMRGSDRRQMGLIAQDVQRVAPEAVVEAEGVLRLAYGNLIGLLVEAIKDLAVEVEQLKRNAP